In the genome of Zootoca vivipara chromosome 6, rZooViv1.1, whole genome shotgun sequence, the window gtgttgacctttaaaaccctaaacggcctcggtccggtatacctgaaggagcgtctccacccccatcgttctgcccggacactgaggtccagctccgagggccttctggcggttccctcgctacgagaagccaagttatagggaaccaggcagagggccttctcggtagtggcacccaccctgtggaatgccctcccactagaggtcaaagagaacaacaattaccagacctttagaaggcatctcaaggcagccctgtttagggaagcttttaatgtctgatggatttctgtattttagtgttttgttggaagccgcccagagtggctgggggaacccggccagatgggcggggtataaataataaattattattattattattattattattattattattattattattattaaatagcacAGAGGATGTGTCTATGGCTGACAAGGACTCTCATCgtctctttgtttctttctccacAGAGACTTCAGAGGACTTAGGCAAAGGCCTGCTACTGGCTTCTGAGAACACAGGGGAGCGTGGGGCAGAACCAAAGCATGCTCCACCTGACCAGGCCTCTGCCAGGGATGATGCTGGATTTCTGTGCTGGAAGAAGGGCTGCAGCCAGGTGTTCAAAAGCTCCACTGCCCTGCAAGCGCATTTCAATGAGGTCCACAGTAAGCGGCCCCAGTTGCCTGTCTCTGACCGTCACGTTTACAAATACCGCTGCAACCAATGCAGCCTGGCCTTCAAAACAATTGAGAAGCTCCAGCTGCACTCCCAGTACCATGTCATCCGGGCAGCTACTATGTGTTGCCTTTGCCAACGCAGCTTCCGCACTTTTCAAGCCCTCAAGAAGCACCTGGAGACAAGTCACCTGGAACTGAGTGAAGCTGACATCCAGCAACTGTACGGTGGGCTCCTGGTCAACGGGGACCTCCTGGCCATGGGTGACCCTTCGCTGGCTGAAGACCACACTGTCATAGTAGAGGAGGACAAAGAGGAGGAGAGTGACCTAGAGGACAAGCAAAGTCCCACAGGAAGTGACTCTGGGTCTGTACAGGAAGACTCTGGCTCAGAACCAAAACGAGCTCTCCCCTTCCGAAAGGGCCCAAACTTCACCATGGAGAAGTTCCTGGACCCATCCCGCCCATACAAGTGCACAGTTTGCAAAGAATCCTTCACACAGAAAAACATCCTTTTAGTCCACTACAATTCAGTCTCTCACCTGCACAAGCTGAAACGAGCCCTCCAAGAGTCCACCTCTGGCCAGCCGGAGCCCACCAGCAGCCCCGACAACAAGCCCTTCAAGTGCAGCACTTGCAGCGTGGCCTATAGCCAGAGCTCCACCTTAGAGATCCACATGCGGTCCGTCCTGCATCAGACCAAGGCACGAGCTGCCAAACTGGAGGCTGCGGGGggtagcagtggcagcagcaacagcaatggagCTGCTGgcggcagtggtggcagcagcagcagcgtctcTCTGGGCTCTTCCACACCCAGCCCCATcagcacaaccaccaccacctcctttgCCATGACGAACACAAGCACTGCCAACACAGCTCCCGTCTCTAGCCTGCTCAGCCAGGTCTCTTGCGAGAGCACTGGAATCCCTTCTCTCAGCAACCCCATCAGTACCAGCTCCACCCTGGCAGCTGCTGCAAGCCCCTCTGAGCCCAAAGAGGTGAACCGTAAGAAACTGGCTGACATGATTGCTTcacggcagcagcaacagcagcagcagcagcagcaagcgcaCACCCTGGCGCAGGCACAGGCGCAAGTACAGGCACAGTTCCAGCAAGAGCTCCAGCAACAAGCTGCTCTCCTGCAGTCACAGCTCTTCAACCCTACTCTCTTGCCCCACTTCCCAATGACCACAGAGACTCTCCTccagctccagcagcagcagcaccttctCTTTCCCTTCTACATTCCCAGTGCCGAGTTCCAGCTGAACCCCGAAGTGAGCTTGCCTGTGACCAGTGGCACGCTGACACTGACTGGGACCGGACCTAGCCTTCTGGATGACTTGAAGGTGCAGCTCCCCCAGCCAGGCCACCCATCACTCTTGCAGCAGCCaccgcagcagcagctgcctcaaGGTCAGCTGTCACAGCCGCCTCATTGTGTTCTCCTTCAGCAGAGCCAACACTCAGAGAAGAAGAGCAAGGcttttgggaaggagaaggaagtccAAAGGGAACAGGAGAGCTTTGAAAAGGGGGAGGGCACCTCCATCTCTAAAGAGCTCCTTCCTGACACCCTGAAGTCCAAAGACAAGCCAGAGTCGGCAGGGACAGGATCAGGCCCTGCAGAACCTTCTATGTTTCCTCCTCGTATCGCATCAGATGCACGTGGGAATGCCACAAAAGCCTTGCTGGAAAACTTTGGTTTTGAGTTAGTCATTCAATACAATGAGAACAAGCAGAAGGTGCAGAAGAAGGCTGGGAAGACAGAGCAGGGTGAGAGCTTGGAAAAGTTGGAATGTGAGTCATGTGGGAAATTCTTCTCTAATGTCCTCATCCTGAAGAGCCACCAAGAACATGTCCACCAGCATTACTTCCCCTTCAAGCAGCTGGAAAAGTTTGCCAAGCAGTACCGTGAACACTACGACAAGCTGTACCCACTGCGGCCTCAAACTCCAGAGCCGCCCCCTCCTCCACCGCCAccgccccctccacctcttccaccTCCTCTGCCAGCTCCACCTCCACAGCAGCCTTCTACGCCTACCATTCCTGCTTCGGCTCCATCCATTACATCTCCCACCATTACACCAGCCCAGCCATCGCTGCCCCTCACTCAACTTTCCATGCCTATGGAGCTGCCAATCTTCTCTCCCCTGATGATGCAGACCATGCCTTTGCAAACCTTACCTGCCCAGTTGCCACCGCAGCTTGGCCCCGTGGACACTTTGCCTGCAGACCTGGCCCAGCTGTACCAACACCAGCTCAACCCAGgccttctgcagcagcagcaacagaacaaGAGGCCACGCACGCGGATCACAGATGACCAGCTCCGGGTCTTGAGGCAATATTTTGACATCAACAATTCCCCAAGCGAGGAGCAGATCAAGGAGATGGCAGACAAGTCTGGACTGCCACAGAAGGTAATCAAGCACTGGTTTCGGAACACACTCTTCAAAGAGCGCCAGCGTAACAAGGACTCCCCATACAATTTCAGCAACCCTCCAATTACCAGCCTGGAGGACCTGAAGGTAGATTCTCGACCACCCTCTCCAGAGCCTCAAAAGCATGAGTACTGGGGAAGCAagaggtcttccaggactcgGTTTACTGACTACCAACTCCGAGTGCTGCAGGATTTCTTTGATGCCAATGCTTACCCCAAGGATGATGAGTTTGAGCAGCTCTCGAATTTGCTCAACCTCCCAACCCGTGTGATAGTGGTATGGTTTCAGAATGCTCGCCAGAAGGCCAGGAAAAACTATGAGAAtcagggggaagggaaggatggGGAGCGACGGGAGCTGACAAATGACAGGTACATCCGGACAAGTAACTTGAATTACCAGTGCAAGAAGTGCAGCCTTGTCTTCCAGCGCATCTTTGACCTGATCAAACATCAGAAAAAGCTGTGCTACAAGGATGAGGATGAAGACGGGCAGGATGACAGTCAGAACGAGGATTCCATGGATGCAGCAGAGCTGCTGACCCCAACCAGTTCCTCCTGCAGCACCCCAATGCCTTCCCAGGCCTACAGCACCCCCACGTCTTCTGCAAATACAGCCTGCTCTTCCTCAGCTTTTCTACCACAGCTCACTGGTGAAGCAGACGATGACTACTCCATCTATAGTTCTAAAGCAGAAGCTACAGACGAAAAACCAAAGCAACCTGAACCTCCAAGTACGCAGCAAAACCAAACTCCAGAGAAGCAAATGCAACCAAAGCAggaggtgcagcagcagcagcagcaacagcaggacccAGGCGAGCCAAAGGCCAGTACAGCACACCCAAaggcctccccacccaccccacagcaatcagtccagcctcccccaCAGTCTGTGCTGCCACAGTCCAGTCCTAGCCCCTCACAGCTCTCTCACCTACACCTCAAGCCCCTTCACACATCCACCCCCCAACAGCTGGCCAACTTGCCTCCTCAGCTCATCCCCTACCAATGTGACCAGTGCAAACTGGCATTTCCCTCCTTTGAGCATTGGCAAGAGCATCAGCAGCTCCACTTCTTGAGCGCCCAGAACCAGTTTATCCACCCCCAGTTTCTAGACAGGACTTTGGATATGCCTTTCATGCTCTTTGATCCCAGCAACCCCCTCCTGGCCAGTCAGCTGCTGTCTGGGACGCTCCCCCAGCTGCCCATGAGCTCAGCCACTTCACCCTCCACACCAACATCCACCATGAGCACACTGAAGAGAAAGTTGGAGGAGAAAGCCAGTGCAAGTCCTGGCGAGAATGACAGCAGCACCGGCGGGGAGGAGCCCCAGAGGGACAAGCGTCTCCGAACAACCATCACCCCAGAACAGCTGGAAATTCTCTACCAGAAATACTTACTTGATTCCAACCCTACCAGAAAGATGCTCGACCACATTGCTCATGAGGTAGGCTTGAAAAAACGTGTGGTGCAGGTTTGGTTCCAGAACACTCGGGCCCGGGAGCGGAAGGGGCAGTTCCGGGCAGTGGGGCCTGCCCAAGCCCACAGGCGGTGCCCTTTTTGCCGGGCCCTCTTCAAAGCCAAAACAGCCCTGGAAGCACACATCCGATCGCGGCACTGGCATGAAGCCAAGCGGGCAGGGTACAACTTGACCTTGTCAGCCATGCTTTTAGATTGTGATGGAGGGCTCCAGATGAAGGGAGACCTCTTTGATGGAGCAAGCTTTGCTCACCTGCCACTCACCAGCAGCGATAGCCAGGGCATTCCACTCTCCCCAGTGAGCAAGTCTCTGGAGCTCTCTCCTCGAACTCTGCTGAGCCCCTCCTCCATTAAAGTAGAAGGGATAGAGGACTTTGAGAGCCCCTCTATGTCCTCTGTCAATCTGAGCTTTGACCACACCAAGCTGGACAACGATGACTGCTCCTCTGTCAACACAGCCATCACAGACACCACCACGGGGGATGAAGGCAATGCAGACAATGACAGTGCCACGGGGATCACCACAGAAGCCAAATGCACCTCAGGGCCAGGTGAGGGCCTGACCAAGGCTGCCATGATAGCAATGTCAGAGTATGAAGACAGACTGTCTTCTGGCCTTGTCAGCCCAGCTCCAAGTTACTACAGCAAAGAGTATGACAATGAAGGTACTGTGGACTACAGTGAGACCTCCAGCCTGGCAGACCCTTGCTCACCCAGCCCTGGCACAAGTGGCTCAGCAGGCAAGTCTGGAGATAGTGGGGATCGGCCAGGACAGAAGCGCTTCCGGACACAAATGACGAACCTCCAGCTGAAGGTTCTAAAGTCCTGCTTTAATGACTACAGGACACCAACCATGCTGGAATGTGAGGTCCTGGGCAACGATATTGGGCTGCCAAAGAGAGTTGTTCAGGTCTGGTTCCAGAATGCTCGGGCTAAGGAGAAGAAAGCCAAGCTCAGTATGGCCAAGCATTTTGGCATTAACCAAGCAAGCTATGAGGGACCCAAAACAGAGTGCACTTTGTGTGGTGTCAAGTACAGTGCCCGCTTGTCTGTACGTGACCATATCTTCTCTCAGCAGCACATTTCCAAAGTGAAGGACACCATCGGAAGCCAGCTGGACAAAGAGAAGGAGTACTTTGACCCAGCCACTGTCCGTCAGTTGATGGCGCAGCAGGAGCTGGACCGGATCAAGAAGGCCAATGAAGTTCTCGGCCTGGCTGCTCAGCAGCCAGGCATGTTTGACAGCCCCCCTCTGCAGGCTTTGAACCTTCCTGCCACCTACCCAGCAGCACTTCAGGGCatccctcctgtcctcttgccgGGCCTCAACAGCCCATCCTTGCCTGGCTTCACTCCCTCAAACACAGGTGAGTTCCCACTGCATTCCCCCCATCGCTTCTTTGCTACATGGCTCTAGTGTCCTGGGGAGGAGGGATTTTGATGCACTGTGAGCATCACGGGGTCCCTGAGGGAAATTCTGGGTTGCTACAAGCAAAAATGGCCTTCCTCAGATCCACTTTCTGACTGGCCTCGTGCACAAGTGCTCAGCATGCAAAGGCAAGGTTCCTGTTTCAGGTGGATGGTTCTTGGTTGCTTGAGAACCAGTCACCACTGTCATCAGGGGTCGAAGAAGCAATAtaggtgcctccctccctccctcccaagtcCCAAGGCCAactcttattttgtttttgtttttattcttattctgcTCTTAGACCCTGTTGGGACCCCAGAACTCTGACAACATAACTAAGCATTAACAATAaagttaagttgttgttgtttagtcgtttagtcgtgtccaactcttcgtgaccccatgaaccagagcacaccaggcactcctgtcctccactgcctcccgcagtttggtcaaactcatgttcgtagcttcgagaacactgtccaaccatctcatcctctgtcgtccccttctccttgtgccctcaatctttcccaacatcagggtctttcccaaggattcttctcttctcatgaggtggccaaagtattggagcctcagcttcaggatctgtccttccagtgagcactcagggctgatttccttcagaatggataggtttgatcttgcagtccatgggactctcaagagtctcctctagcaccataattcaaaagcatcaattcttcggcgatcagctttctttatggtccagctctcacttccatacaccactactgggaaaaccatagctttaactatacggacctttgtcggcaaggtgatgtctctgctttttaagatgctgtctaggtttatcattgcttttctcccaagaagcaggcgtcttttaatttcgtgactgctgtcaccatctgcggtgatcatggaacccaagaaagtaaaatctctcactgcctccatttcttccccttctaataAAGTTAATAGTTAAACCCAACAGCAAGAAATACAATTCACAACACCAATCTGATTAAGTTCAAAATGTCATTTAATCGTCTGGAGGCTGCTCCTCATGCAGTAACTACAGAGGGGAGAAAAAGGGCGAGAGCTTCCAGTTAGCAGAAGAAAATGGCACATGCCCttcctgtgacagcccttcatgTCCCTCCTGCACAGCAAAAACTGGCCTCAAGCAGGTGGCTTCTCAGTCCTTCGCTCCATGCCTTGAGCACCTTGACCCTTGCTCATTTGTTGGCTTTCATACAGGCATTTGCAAGGCTCATGTTTGGCCTCTCCTGCTTAGTGAGTGTTTATCTTACCACAGTGGGATGTTAATCATCATGATTTCTCACAACCAGCTTttctgcaacctgaatttgttTACATCACATTTGCTCCCAGTGTGGTTTACTAATAGAATGTCTGAGCGTTAAAAGTatgaaatataatacaaaattgaAATCCCAGCAATATCATACAGCAGATGGGCATCATGCAGTTTCAGCTGGTCCATACAGAACCACCCCCAAGGCCTGGATGAAGAAGTACATATTCAGCTGGTGCTGATGAACCAGATAGGGCCTCAGGGGAAGGGACTCCATAGCCAGagtgccactgcagagaagtccTACCACGAATCACTGAATCACGGGTTACTTAGCAACAGGACTGCCAACAGGGCCTCCCTTGCAGGTTGGTATAAGGACAGATGCTCCTTCTAGCATTGAAGTCTCAATTCATTTAGAGCTTTATAAATTAACATggacaccttgaattgggcttaGTAACCTACAGGTGACCAGCGCAGATCCTTGCAGAACTGATGCTCTGTTGTAGCAATTAATTCTACCACTGAACACTGAAGTGCCACATTTTGCACTACAGAAACAATTCAGACTTTCAGGGTCTACATGGGACTGTCCCATCAGGTCTACATGGGACTTATCCCATCAGAAGGCAGACAAAGAGGATTGTTTTTGTGAAAGCACCTCAACATTGAATTCTCTTCCTGCAAAGCTAGCATGCCAGAGGGAAGGCTGTGCTGGAATTCAGCTTCCTGGTGTGCTGGACTGCATATAAAGCTGTTTTTTGCActtaggccattggtccatctagtttccTGCTTTTATCTCTGGCTGCTATGTCGAAAGCAGACATAGAGGCCTTTCCTAGACATATTAGCTAAGatcaccaccaacttggatggctttaaaaagaggattcgacacattaaggcagccctgtttagggaagcttttaatgtttgatggatttctgtattttggtgttttgttggaagccgcccagagtggctgggggaacccggccagatgggcggggtataaataatgaattattattattattattattattattattattattattattattattagaggaggaggagaaagttatCAATGAAACCACCCTACCTACCAACCAACCTTCCTGAGGACGGGAGCTCTTTTGGCAGTCCCTCAGAattgctggacacacacacacacagtgtgtgtgtgtagcattttTAATACAGAGACAAAAAACACATTCCACATCCTCTTTCCTCCACTCGCCCAATTGTACAGCTTTCATACCAATCTCTACATACAACTAAATATCTGGTGATTCCCCTTCCACCCTTTTCCtggtttctttattttcttttatatcatgtATTCCAAATTTTTAATCTTCACATTTCTTCCTCTGTTAAATTCTATTAACTCCTATTCTGCTGGATTTACTCAAGACCTGCTAGGTTAGTTACTTGTTTATACTGGTCCTTATATTCTTTATCCTCCTTTTCTTTTACCCTATTCGTTACGCCTGCCAATTCAGCATATTCAGGCATTTTAAACTGCCACTCTTCCTTGGTGGGTACCGTATCCATTCTCTACTTTTGTGCCAATAAGATTCTAGCCACAGTGGTGgcatataattgttgttgttgttgtttagggacTACTGTTGTTACCAATCCCAAAAGGAATGTCTCAAGCTTTTTTGGGAAGGTTTTTTAAcatacctttttaaaattcattgtaaattacttcccagaattccttgattACTctacaggaccaccacatgtggaaaaagaaTCCCTCTACTTCATTGTATTTCCAACATTTaccgttttcttttttaaacattttcactAGTTtggcaggtgttaaataccatctgtgggtcattttcatcatattttcctgTAATGCGTAACATGCCATAAAATTCATATTTACTGTTCATAAATTCTCCCACAGCTCATAATCAATGTTATAACCCACATcctgtgcccacttaatcatacTTGATTTCACAAATTCCTCTTTTGTATCCCACTCTAGCAGCAGTTTGTACATTTTTTATAATACTTTCACATTCGTATCTAATAAATCCCTTGTGAATTGGGGATTTTTCTTCTGCAAATCCAatgttttaatccattttaaacaGTTTGTTTATCTGATGTTTCGGTAACCTATCtgttagtattttttttaattcctcggGATTTTCCAACCTTGGTTCCTGTCCAGAAAGATCTAAGATTTCTTTATATATTAACCATTGTTTTTCCATATTTGTTCTTTTCTTGCAGTGGCTTCAGTCGGGGATATCCATAttgatgttttattttctaatagatttatttacttttcccatactctgtatatatatatatttctgatcacatgatttgtaaaggTTTTATAAATTTTTGCCTTCCCATACCATAGGCAGGCATACCACCCAAATTGTATACCATGTCCTTCCAAATTTAAACCTCTGATATTTTCCAACAatatccaatcttttatccaccATAAACATGATGCCACAAGGTAGATTTGGAAGTCTGGGAGAGTGaagcctcctcttcctttcatatCATTCAtggttttgtgttttattctgggcttcctcccctgccagataaacctTGGTATATTTTTCTGCCACTCTTTGAAGCATCAAGTGTTGttaattacatagctgccaaccgtccctttttttgcgggaaactcccttattccaagccacagctgtcaactttccctttttttgctggaaattcccttattccagcgctgtttcccgctgctatcctggattgttagatataccgtagactgtccccaggacaggtgaggctgctgatcccttatttcaaatccgaaagtggacaggtAAGGCTCCTGaccccttattttcaaatccgaaagttgacagctatgtaatTATTGGGATATTTTGAAATAAGAATAGCATTTTTGAAAGGACATTCATTTTAATAGCCAAAATCCTGCCAGTAACAATAGTTTCATTCTTTCCCATATTTCCaaatttctctttatttatttccaaacCCTTACATAGTTATCTTGGTAAATATTATAGTTCGTTGTTAACCAGGTCCCCAAATACTTAGTTTTTCCCCTCTACTTTTCACCCATACATGATTTCTAGATCATTTTTTGCTTGATTGTCCATATTTGTAACCATCGTCTTGGTTTttcctttatttaatttgaaaccaACTAGCTTTCCAAATCTGTCTATCTCATCTATCACTTCTGGTATGCTCTCAGTCAGATTTTGTAAAGTTAATACTAAGTCATCcgcaaatgcttttaatttatagTTTTGCTGTCCCAGTTTTATTCCTTGTATTCTATCATTTTTCCTTATATTTTACGCCAAAATTTCTATTATTAATATGAATAACAGCGGAGACAATGGGCAGCCCTACCTCGTCCCTTTGTGTATCTCACATTTttctgaaatattattatttactataatATTTGCTGTTTAGTCTTTATAGATTGATTTTATACCCTTCAGAAAGGTTTTGCCAAATGCCATCTTTTCCTGTAACTTTGTCATAAATAGCCAGGAGACGTTATTGAAAGCCTGCTTTTCATTATGGACTTCTAAGTGTTTCAAAACATTTATAATGTTCctaacattttctttcatttcatttctttcaacCCAGGAAGAAAACCTGTCTGGTCTTCATGTATCAAATTTCTTAGAGTTGTTTTAAATCTATTTACCAATATCAACGTAAAATGTTTGTAATCGTTATTTAATGATGATATCGGTCTATAATCTTTAGGTTCCATTAGGTCTTTTATCATATTTTGGTATCAGAGTTATATATGCTTCTTTCCAGGACTCTGGTATCCTTCCTGTCTCCAGTACGTTATTCATAATATCTTTGAGTGGAAGCGTTAGCTCCTCTTGAAATTTCTTATATCCTGCCGACAAACCATCTGGCCCTGGGGATTTTCATGTCTTAATTTGGCTTAGTACCCTTTGCATTTCCATCCTTGATATTGGAGTATTTAAAATCTTTGCATTTTCTTCTGATATTTTGTCCAGTTTACATTCTTCCAAATACTCCTCAATCAGTTCTGAGATTTCTTGCTCTTTTTTATAAAGATCTACATAGAATTTAACAAATCCATGTCATCTCTTTTTGATTGGTTGTGGGGGTTCCATTTTTTTAGCAGACCATTGattatccttttttctttttctttcttcagttgCCAAGCTAATAACTTCCCTGGTTTATTTGCAAATTCAAATCTTTTTTGTTTCATCGCTTTAATTTTCCTTTCTATATCTTGTTTAATTAGCATAGAGTGTtgtgtttgtaatattttaattctTTGTAATAGCTCTTTCTTACCTGGTTTTTTACTaagctctttctctttctttgttaGTTCCTTTAATACTTCTTGGGTCTTTGCCTCTCTTATTCCTTTTTGATGTACATTTTGTTGGATCACGTATCCCCTTATGACCACCTTACCTGCATCCCACATCACATTCGCATCTACCCCTTTATTAAGATTGaatttgaaatattattttagAATCTTTTCCCCTTTGGCTACAATTTCTGAGTTGTTTAATAATTCCTCATTTATTCTCCATCTGTAACCATTTTGGTTCTCCCTTAGTATCTTTAGTGATATCAAATTGTGGTCTGAGATCATTCTCGGGTGTATCTCCACCTTTTTCACCCTCATCCCCAAATCTTTGAAGACCCACACTATATCTATTCTACTTGATGAATTTTGAGAACTTTGATGAAATGTGTGCTTGCATTCTGTTGGATGTTTAAATCTCCGTAAGTCTATTAGGTCCATGTTTTTTATCATATCAAAAAAGGAATTTGGCAGTTTCCCTTCCTTGGATCTTGTTTCCCGATCTGACTTATCATATTCCAGAGATGTaaccccaatatatatatatatatatatatatatatatatatatatatatatatatatatatatatgattgatATCTGTTCATTTGGGGCATATATTTCCACAATTATCCAACTTTCCCCTTCCACTTTGACCTCCACCACTCCTATTCTACCTTCTTCATCTTTATACCACTGTTTAGGCTCTAACTTTTTACAACTCCTAAATGGTGGGACTCTGTCCCCTGCAGAGGAGCATCTTCATTGCACAGCTTTTGCCTAAAGGTGAAGGTGTACCTTTTTCACCTTGGCCTTTGACATTTAAGGTATTTTGTGCTGTGGGACCCACCTCATTTGCTGAATTTATATTGTTCTCTTCAATTTGGGACAGTTTTATATGGTCTGCCATTGTAATGACTTTATCTGCTTTTATAAGGATAATAGAAATAgatggcctttggcctgatccagcaggctttccttacGTTCTTTAACAGGAACTGCCTGTGGGACCCTCTGCTTTGCCAATGAGCAATGGCCCCTCCCCTAATTTTGCACATGGGCCCCCTTAAACCAAGAGAGCCTTTTGAAGAGGTCTGGATAGCTCTGGGCATTTGGCATTTGGCAATTTGTAGCAGGATAGATACCTTTGCTTCTAGTcatggctgctgcagctgctctcttccttcttccccaAACTTGCCCAGAAAAGGTGTTCTAGTGGGCCCACCCCTCCCATCATCACCTTTCCCAGAACATAGCTGGAAATGGCAATAGTTCAAAACCAGACATTGTCATGGGACATATTCCATCCTTCCCTAAGAGCCCTCCAGCAGCTCTCCCCGTTCCTTCTTCCTAATCCCTTGTACCCACAATGAGCAAGAGGAAAACATCACCATTTATTTATACATTGTGTGTAGACTGGTCCTTTTGACCTACTCACAAAACAGGATATAACTTTGC includes:
- the ZFHX3 gene encoding zinc finger homeobox protein 3 isoform X5 produces the protein MKHQRSESLRKLQRLQKGLPEEEEDLGQIFTIQKCSAPDAEELIEDAEGPPSEAAPDPEEPVKDAEAAVDKDEGKWAAAHVTPAEKELTESPASSKRISFPRSSESPVTKWPKTSDETKLEQVYQCPYCKYSNTDVNRLRVHAMTQHSVQPMLRCPLCQDMLSNKIHLQLHLTHLHSVSPDCVEKLILTVTTPEVMMPSSMFLPAATPDRDGNTSTDESTKQPETSEDLGKGLLLASENTGERGAEPKHAPPDQASARDDAGFLCWKKGCSQVFKSSTALQAHFNEVHSKRPQLPVSDRHVYKYRCNQCSLAFKTIEKLQLHSQYHVIRAATMCCLCQRSFRTFQALKKHLETSHLELSEADIQQLYGGLLVNGDLLAMGDPSLAEDHTVIVEEDKEEESDLEDKQSPTGSDSGSVQEDSGSEPKRALPFRKGPNFTMEKFLDPSRPYKCTVCKESFTQKNILLVHYNSVSHLHKLKRALQESTSGQPEPTSSPDNKPFKCSTCSVAYSQSSTLEIHMRSVLHQTKARAAKLEAAGGSSGSSNSNGAAGGSGGSSSSVSLGSSTPSPISTTTTTSFAMTNTSTANTAPVSSLLSQVSCESTGIPSLSNPISTSSTLAAAASPSEPKEVNRKKLADMIASRQQQQQQQQQQAHTLAQAQAQVQAQFQQELQQQAALLQSQLFNPTLLPHFPMTTETLLQLQQQQHLLFPFYIPSAEFQLNPEVSLPVTSGTLTLTGTGPSLLDDLKVQLPQPGHPSLLQQPPQQQLPQGQLSQPPHCVLLQQSQHSEKKSKAFGKEKEVQREQESFEKGEGTSISKELLPDTLKSKDKPESAGTGSGPAEPSMFPPRIASDARGNATKALLENFGFELVIQYNENKQKVQKKAGKTEQGESLEKLECESCGKFFSNVLILKSHQEHVHQHYFPFKQLEKFAKQYREHYDKLYPLRPQTPEPPPPPPPPPPPPLPPPLPAPPPQQPSTPTIPASAPSITSPTITPAQPSLPLTQLSMPMELPIFSPLMMQTMPLQTLPAQLPPQLGPVDTLPADLAQLYQHQLNPGLLQQQQQNKRPRTRITDDQLRVLRQYFDINNSPSEEQIKEMADKSGLPQKVIKHWFRNTLFKERQRNKDSPYNFSNPPITSLEDLKVDSRPPSPEPQKHEYWGSKRSSRTRFTDYQLRVLQDFFDANAYPKDDEFEQLSNLLNLPTRVIVVWFQNARQKARKNYENQGEGKDGERRELTNDRYIRTSNLNYQCKKCSLVFQRIFDLIKHQKKLCYKDEDEDGQDDSQNEDSMDAAELLTPTSSSCSTPMPSQAYSTPTSSANTACSSSAFLPQLTGEADDDYSIYSSKAEATDEKPKQPEPPSTQQNQTPEKQMQPKQEVQQQQQQQQDPGEPKASTAHPKASPPTPQQSVQPPPQSVLPQSSPSPSQLSHLHLKPLHTSTPQQLANLPPQLIPYQCDQCKLAFPSFEHWQEHQQLHFLSAQNQFIHPQFLDRTLDMPFMLFDPSNPLLASQLLSGTLPQLPMSSATSPSTPTSTMSTLKRKLEEKASASPGENDSSTGGEEPQRDKRLRTTITPEQLEILYQKYLLDSNPTRKMLDHIAHEVGLKKRVVQVWFQNTRARERKGQFRAVGPAQAHRRCPFCRALFKAKTALEAHIRSRHWHEAKRAGYNLTLSAMLLDCDGGLQMKGDLFDGASFAHLPLTSSDSQGIPLSPVSKSLELSPRTLLSPSSIKVEGIEDFESPSMSSVNLSFDHTKLDNDDCSSVNTAITDTTTGDEGNADNDSATGITTEAKCTSGPGEGLTKAAMIAMSEYEDRLSSGLVSPAPSYYSKEYDNEGTVDYSETSSLADPCSPSPGTSGSAGKSGDSGDRPGQKRFRTQMTNLQLKVLKSCFNDYRTPTMLECEVLGNDIGLPKRVVQVWFQNARAKEKKAKLSMAKHFGINQASYEGPKTECTLCGVKYSARLSVRDHIFSQQHISKVKDTIGSQLDKEKEYFDPATVRQLMAQQELDRIKKANEVLGLAAQQPGMFDSPPLQALNLPATYPAALQGIPPVLLPGLNSPSLPGFTPSNTALTSPKPNLMGLPGTSIPSPGLPTSGLPNKQPSASLSSPTPAQATAATVPQPQPPQPQPPPRKDKESEKTKEKDKAPKGGKGDSLLAPKKDKVEVPAPAALSATLPAMEYSVDPTQLQALQAALNSDPTALLTSQFLPYFVPGFSPYYAPQIPGALQSGYLQPMYGMEGLFPYSPALSQALLGLSPGSLLQQYQQYQQSLQEALQQQQQQQQQQQHHHQQQQQQQRQAQQQQQKLLQLQQQQQPKRSQTPVPSGAATPEKDPAKESPKQEEQKNAPREVSPHLPKPQEEPETESNSAVDSLCDPFIVPKVQYRLVCQKCQAGFSTQEAATDHLKSLCFFGQSVVNLQEMVLHVPTGGSSKGNSSYQCVACESTVCGDEALQQHLESASHKHRTIPRAARNAKEHPSLLPHSACLPDPSTASTSQSAAHSNDSPSPPSSASPHTSRKSWPQVVPQAPLGKPPPPPLSSSSTVTSSSCSTSGVQPSMPTDDYLEESDSDLSQKSNGPASPAERPEEPSCPKDGGLTSLEMDTFRL